The following are encoded together in the Tursiops truncatus isolate mTurTru1 chromosome 10, mTurTru1.mat.Y, whole genome shotgun sequence genome:
- the PGBD1 gene encoding piggyBac transposable element-derived protein 1 isoform X2, with protein sequence MHLPVTEYQGTSLGCQRPQLLPGVTTLKCEPPEPHQEVAQEVSGPAPQGPAPPQEENPRDQAAVPGFNSARSQTSVKTEEAAAQGLVPEQWPHLSLAQRNLCGNSAQEKVTNISLMPEEVVTKDGLFNTKQETSEEMERGAEVSGIPNRDWVPQAPCSTPVPAERTVAHLNTLKDRHPADLWARMHISSLEYAAGDITRKGRKKDKARVSELLQGLAFSGDSDVEEDDEPETQPAPKRPKVSSVPEKNWTKRDIKPNFPSWSALDSGLLNLKSEKLNPVELFELFFDDETFNLIVSETNNYASQKNVNLEVTVQEMRCVLGVLLLSGLVRRPKRGMYWEMSDADQNLVRDSIRRDRFELIFSYLHFADNSHLDQNDKFTKLRPLIKQMNKNFLLYAPLEEYYCFDKTMCECFDSDQFLNGKPIRIGYKVWCGTTAQGYLVWFEPYQEESTVMAGKDLDLGLGGNLVMNFADVLLERGHYPYHLCFDSFFTSVKLMSALKKKGVRATGTIRENRTEKCPLMSAEHMKKMQKGYFDFRVEENDEIILCHWHGDGIISLCSNAVGIEPVNEICCFADDKEIPQISQPSIVKLYDECREGVAKMEQIISKYRVRIRGKKWYSVLVSYMIDVAMSNAWHLHRACNPGASLELGDFRRDVAHFYLAHNANMSD encoded by the exons GGCCTGCTCCCCAGggaccagcccctccccaggaagAGAATCCCAGAGACCAGGCAGCAGTACCGGGGTTTAACTCAGCCAGGTCCCAG acATCAGTGAAGACTGAGGAAGCAGCAGCCCAGGGCCTTGTCCCAGAGCAGTGGCCACATCTGAGTCTGGCCCAGAGGAACCTCTGTGGAAACTCGGCTCAGGAGAAGGTTACAAACATCAGTCTGATGC CTGAAGAAGTTGTAACTAAAGATGGATTGTTTAACACAAAGCAAGAAACTTCTGAAGAAATGGAACGAGGTGCTGAGGTCTCAGGAATACCCAACAG agaTTGGGTACCCCAGGCCCCTTGTAGTACCCCTGTTCCTGCTGAAAGAACAGTTGCACATTTGAACACTCTGAAGGACCGTCACCCTGCTGACTTGTGGGCTCGGATGCACATCTCATCCCTGGAATATGCTGCAGGAGACATTACccgaaaagggagaaaaaaagacaaagctcGAGTGAGTGAACTGCTCCAAGGCCTCGCATTTTCTGGTGATTCAGATGTGGAAGAGGATGACGAGCCTGAGACTCAGCCTGCTCCAAAAAGACCAAAGGTGTCAAGCGTCCCAGAGAAGAACTGGACTAAAAGAGACATTAAACCCAACTTTCCAAGCTGGTCAGCACTGGATTCTGGACTTTTGAATCTCAAGAGTGAAAAGTTGAACCCAGTGGAGctctttgagttattttttgatgatgaaacATTCAACTTGATTGTCAGTGAAACCAATAATTATGCTTCTCAGAAAAATGTCAACTTGGAAGTCACAGTTCAGGAAATGAGGTGTGTGCTTGGTGTCCTGCTTTTGAGTGGCCTTGTGAGGCGTCCCAAAAGGGGAATGTATTGGGAAATGTCTGATGCCGATCAGAACCTGGTTAGAGATTCAATCAGAAGGGACAGATTTGAATTGATTTTCTCATACCTGCATTTTGCAGATAATAGCCACCTAGATCAAAATGATAAGTTTACAAAATTGAGGCCTCTcataaagcaaatgaataaaaattttctcCTGTACGCTCCCCTTGAAGAATACTATTGTTTTGATAAGACAATGTGTGAGTGCTTTGATAGTGACCAATTCCTGAATGGGAAACCTATTAGAATTGGCTATAAAGTCTGGTGTGGTACAACCGCACAGGGTTATCTGGTTTGGTTTGAGCCCTATCAAGAAGAGTCAACTGTGATGGCAGGTAAGGATCTTGATCTTGGTTTAGGTGGAAATCTAGTGATGAATTTTGCTGATGTTCTTTTAGAGAGAGGTCACTATCCCTATCACCTGTGTTTTGATAGCTTCTTTACAAGTGTCAAATTGATGTCAGCCTTGAAGAAGAAAGGGGTGAGGGCAACAGGAACAATTCGTGAGAACAGGACTGAAAAATGTCCCCTGATGAGTGCagaacatatgaaaaaaatgcagaaggGGTATTTCGATTTCCGAGTAGAAGAAAATGATGAGATAATTCTGTGTCATTGGCATGGTGATGGTATTATCAGTCTGTGCTCCAACGCTGTTGGCATAGAGCCAGTCAATGAGATATGTTGTTTTGCCGATGACAAGGAGATCCCTCAGATAAGTCAGCCTTCCATAGTGAAACTGTATGATGAATGCAGGGAAGGCGTAGCTAAAATGGAacagatcatttccaaatatagGGTGAGAATAAGAGGCAAGAAATGGTACTCAGTTTTGGTGAGCTACATGATTGATGTAGCCATGAGCAATGCATGGCACCTGCACAGAGCCTGTAACCCAGGTGCCTCTCTAGAACTTGGGGATTTTCGGAGAGATGTTGCCCATTTCTACTTGGCACATAATGCAAATATGTCAGATTAA